One genomic window of Coffea eugenioides isolate CCC68of chromosome 1, Ceug_1.0, whole genome shotgun sequence includes the following:
- the LOC113779082 gene encoding uncharacterized protein LOC113779082 — translation MTTLVSLLLFLILSSSTITRAQERAPHGLAYESPMAISPEAYDFFHPDTQPQRGNGPCFSPECSTLPEAATVLSTPAHESTAPPDAGKKRLGAGSIASIPIGLVFALLAGVGVYYVVMTRQTNAARAKAAQQLQPAV, via the coding sequence ATGACAACCCTAGTTTCCTTGCTTCTCTTCCTCATTCTTTCCTCGTCTACCATCACCAGAGCTCAAGAAAGAGCCCCCCACGGGCTTGCATACGAGAGTCCAATGGCTATCTCACCTGAAGCCTATGACTTCTTCCATCCCGACACACAACCACAGCGGGGTAATGGCCCTTGTTTTTCACCAGAATGCTCGACATTGCCTGAAGCAGCAACCGTGCTGTCAACTCCAGCACACGAAAGCACAGCACCACCAGATGCAGGTAAAAAGCGTCTGGGAGCTGGTAGTATTGCTAGCATCCCTATTGGCTTGGTGTTTGCTCTGCTTGCGGGAGTTGGTGTTTACTATGTTGTGATGACCCGTCAGACCAATGCAGCCCGAGCCAAAGCTGCACAGCAGCTTCAACCTGCCGTTTAA
- the LOC113779091 gene encoding uncharacterized protein LOC113779091 isoform X1: MISVLAQERLLGAALGTVFMGAVIFQQHRSIHQSISETQSLFFPQYQLKGRIYDKQQGLDLAHLWNKAVDQTFGPVIVSLSSKGCFATLWQMMLF; the protein is encoded by the exons ATGATCAGCGTTCTGGCTCAG GAGCGACTACTTGGGGCCGCCCTGGGAACTGTATTCATGGGAGCTGTTATCTTTCAGCAACACAGAAGCATCCATCAATCCATTTCTGAGACTCAATCCCTATTTTTCCCTCAATATCAG TTGAAAGGGCGAATTTATGACAAGCAACAAGGTCTTGATCTTGCTCATCTTTGGAACAAAGCTGTGGATCAGACATTTGGACCCGTCATTGTATCTCTTAGCTCAAAAGGATG TTTTGCAACTTTATGGCAGATGATGCTGTTTTAA
- the LOC113779091 gene encoding uncharacterized protein LOC113779091 isoform X2, translated as MISVLAQERLLGAALGTVFMGAVIFQQHRSIHQSISETQSLFFPQYQLKGRIYDKQQGLDLAHLWNKAVDQTFGPVIVSLSSKGW; from the exons ATGATCAGCGTTCTGGCTCAG GAGCGACTACTTGGGGCCGCCCTGGGAACTGTATTCATGGGAGCTGTTATCTTTCAGCAACACAGAAGCATCCATCAATCCATTTCTGAGACTCAATCCCTATTTTTCCCTCAATATCAG TTGAAAGGGCGAATTTATGACAAGCAACAAGGTCTTGATCTTGCTCATCTTTGGAACAAAGCTGTGGATCAGACATTTGGACCCGTCATTGTATCTCTTAGCTCAAAAGGATGGTAG
- the LOC113775530 gene encoding protein disulfide isomerase-like 1-4 — protein sequence MPNRLFILLSLTCLLLFSSLLTPVLSKTPAPSDADDDEDLSFLEADDDDDAASKHTSQHQHLKDDDGYDNEDDEESYDDFEIPSNFDHGDGEENDDVELGPKVDEKDVVVLNEGNFSDFIESNKYAMVEFYAPWCGHCKALAPEYAAAATELKNLEGEKVALAKVDATEQHELAEQYEVQGFPTVFFFADGEHKPYTGQRSKDAIVTWIKKKIGPGVGNITTVDDAERILTSEDKVVLGFLNSLVGSESQELAAASKLDDDVNFYQTVNPNVAKLFHIETDMKRPALVLLKKVAEKVTLFDGQFTKSAIVEFVSANKLPLVTTFTRESAPLIFESPIKKQLLLFATSSDSGKVVPTFQEAAKDFKGKLIFVYVEMDNEDTGRPVADYFGIEGNASKVLGFLGNDDAKKYIFDGEITLEKIKAFGADFLEDKLKPFYKSDPIPTTNDGDVKIVVGNNFDEIVLEESKDVLLEIYAPWCGHCQALEPTYNKLAKHLRGIESIVIAKMDGTTNEHPRAKADGFPTLLFFPAGNKSSEPIPVETDRTVVALYKFLKKHASTPFELQKPTSLPTPKGSDAKEGTKSSTADVKDEL from the exons ATGCCGAATCGACTCTTTATACTCTTGTCACTCACCTGTCTCCTCCTCTTCTCGAGTCTCCTAACTCCTGTCCTCTCCAAAACCCCCGCCCCCTCCGACGCAGACGACGACGAAGACCTCAGCTTCCTCGAAGCTGACGATGACGACGACGCCGCATCGAAGCACACCTCCCAACACCAGCATTTGAAAGACGATGATGGCTATGACAACGAAGACGACGAAGAAAGCTACGACGATTTCGAAATTCCCTCCAACTTCGATCACGGCGATGGGGAAGAAAACGATGACGTAGAATTAGGCCCTAAGGTGGACGAGAAAGACGTCGTCGTGTTGAATGAGGGGAACTTTAGTGATTTTATCGAGAGTAATAAGTATGCGATGGTCGAGTTTTACGCGCCGTGGTGCGGACATTGTAAGGCATTGGCGCCTGAGTACGCCGCCGCGGCCACGGAGTTGAAGAATTTGGAGGGTGAAAAGGTGGCGCTTGCGAAGGTGGATGCTACCGAGCAGCATGAGCTGGCGGAGCAGTATGAAGTTCAAGGATTTCCAACTGTTTTTTTCTTTGCTGATGGAGAGCATAAACCCTACACTGGTCAACGATCCAA AGATGCAATTGTGACCTGGATTAAGAAGAAGATAGGACCAGGGGTAGGAAATATTACTACAGTTGATGATGCAGAACGGATATTAACCTCTGAGGACAAAGTTGTTTTGGGCTTCCTCAATTCTTTGGTG GGTTCTGAGAGTCAGGAACTTGCTGCTGCATCAAAACTTGACGATGATGTTAACTTCTACCAAACTGTAAATCCTAATGTGGCAAAGCTGTTTCACATAGAAACCGACATGAAACGCCCTGCATTGGTCTTGCTAAAGAAAGTGGCTGAGAAAGTCACACTATTTG ATGGTCAATTCACCAAGTCTGCAATAGTTGAGTTTGTTTCAGCCAACAAGCTACCCTTGGTGACCACTTTTACCAGAGAGAGTGCACCTCTGATTTTTGAAAGTCCAATTAAAAAACAG CTGTTACTTTTTGCTACGTCAAGTGATTCAGGAAAGGTTGTCCCAACATTTCAAGAGGCAGCAAAGGATTTTAAGGGAAAG CTTATCTTTGTGTATGTGGAGATGGACAATGAAGATACTGGAAGGCCTGTGGCAGATTATTTTGGTATAGAAGGGAATGCTTCAAAG GTTCTTGGATTCTTGGGAAATGATGATGCTAAAAAATACATATTTGATGGGGAGATTACTCTTGAGAAGATCAAG GCATTTGGGGCAGACTTCTTGGAAGACAAGCTTAAACCTTTTTACAAGTCAGATCCAATTCCTACTACT AATGATGGGGATGTCAAAATAGTTGTTGGAAATAACTTTGATGAAATTGTTTTGGAGGAGTCAAAAGATGTTCTTCTGGAG ATTTATGCACCATGGTGTGGGCATTGCCAAGCTCTTGAGCCAACATATAACAAACTTGCCAAGCACCTGCGTGGAATCGAATCTATTGTCATTGCGAAAATGGATGGAACAACAAATGAACATCCTAGAGCCAAG GCTGATGGATTCCCCACACTTCTTTTCTTCCCGGCAGGAAATAAGAGCTCTGAGCCT ATTCCTGTTGAAACTGATCGAACTGTGGTGGCACTCTATAAGTTCCTGAAGAAACATGCTTCTACCCCCTTCGAGCTCCAGAAACCAACATCCTTACCAACACCCAAAGGTTCTGATGCTAAAGAAGGGACTAAAAGCTCCACCGCAGATGTAAAAGATGAACTATGA